Within the Bacteroidota bacterium genome, the region TAAGTAATTATGAAAAATTATTAGCCGATAAAGATTTTTTCCGTATTCATTCCAAGCATTTGGTGAATTTAAAATATGTGAAAAAATACGTGAAGGGACGTGGTGGCTATGTGGTATTTTTCGATGGCACACATGCAGATGTTTCTGCCAGTCGTGTTAAAGATTTTCTTGTTCGCTTGAAAATATTTGCTAAATCGCTTAATTAAAACTTACTTCGTTGAAGCACCATTAATATTAAGTCGATCTCCTTTATGATTGCTATTATCGATTAATTTTTTGGCCTTTTCAGAATTCACATGACTGAAGAAATCTTCGTTGAAAGTCAAAATTCCTTTTTTGAAAGCATAATAGTTATACGTATCAGCAGGAATATATAACCATTGTTTTCCTAAATCTCTTTCCTGAGGGGGAACCAAATAATCAAATACAATCATTTTGCTTTTGGGAATCAGCTTCATCATCATACTGTATTGATTATTGAATTCAAAAACCCGCCTGTACTTTATCTCCCCGTCTACCTCAAAAATTGGTGCACCTAATATTAGTTGACCATCTTCATTAAATCTGAATACTTCTATAATCTTTTTAGAACTAAAACTATTATTACCATCCCATCCCAAAAGAATGTAATAGACTTGACCTTTGTGTTTTAGTTTCATAATGTCGTAGTACAAAGCACCAAACCAACTTTCGGGTCCATGCAAACTATCTTCAACCTCATTAAACAATATTTGCTTTGAGTAATCATACAATGGAATTAACTGAGCAGCACCTTCTTTGTCCATGTGAATAGCTCCATAATAACGATAACTCCCATCGTCAAAACGTAATGTCCAACTAAAAACCCTGAATTTTTTATCAGGTGATTTCAAAACATACATGAAGGAAAAAGAGTCGAAGGGATAATTAAATGATCCAGGAGTTTTTAATGCCGTTACAAATTGTGGTATAAAATCCGTTAAGGCGTCCATTCTTGAAAACTCATTCCAACCATCAAGAATAGTATCTCCTAATGTATACAATCGTTTTTCCATTATCACAAGGCTATCGTAACCTTGGCCCAGTATGTCCTGAATTTTTTCTTTGCTATCCTTTTTGTCCGATTTTTTGGTTAGTTCATTTTGTCTGGCATTCGCTTCTTTTACCTTTTCTTTTTCAACACTTGCGTGCTCTAATGCCAAAATACTGACAGCAATGTTTTTATCAAATTTTTCAACCAAATCAAAAGATATAATTCCAATCAATTCGCCCTTCATATTTAATAAGGGAGCGCCATCGTGTAATTCTGCCAAAGGAATCATTAGTAGTAAACCGGGACCAACTCCTTCAAACATTCGGGCAATAGATACTATTCCTTCCGAAACTACAGCTATATTTTTATCATTAATTCCCAAAACAAAGGCTTCATCTCCTTCATATAATATTGAATTTGAAAGCTTTAACACAGGAAAGACAACATTGTCAGGATTTTTAACCCTGAATTCTACAAGACCCGTTTTTTCATAAACTTTAATGACTTCTAATAAATCGTATAAGTGGCCATCTTGTGTAGCAACCAATACTGCACTTGCTGTTTTAATAATTGGAAATGACGTAATGACAATACCCTCACTTTGAATAAAAAAGCCGGTTCCTGTAGCCATTAAATGTCCGGCTTGTCCAAATGCCTTAATCAATACAACTGCATCTCGTTTTGATGCAACCATATCTGCAAATTCATCATCTACGGCATCTGATTGCGCATGCACTTGAAATGTACAAATCAATCCAATTATTACAATTAGGAACTTCTTCATCATTTGATTTAATGATTATGATATATTAACCGGAAATGCGCTAAAATATTATAAATATTTCTCGATTGCTTGGTTTACGTTATTCTCAATACGACTGATCACATTTGTCCGATCTGAGAAATTGAATTTTTCAGCGGTTACTTTTTCATACAATTCAATATAACGGTTCATTACCATTTCAACCACATCGTCATTAATATCAGGCATCACATCACCTTCCCTGCCCTGAAATCCTTGTTCCATCAACCACTCACGAATGAATTCTTTCGAAAGCTGCTTTTGCTTCATCCCTTTGGCAAAGTTTTCTTCGTAGCCCTTTGCATAAAAGTAGCGTGACGAATCAGGTGTATGTACTTCATCAATAAGATAAACTTCGTCATAATAGAGACCAAATTCATACTTTGTATCCACTAAAATCAATCCCTGTTTGTCAGCAATTTCGCTACCTCTTTCAAATAATTTATGGGTGATTTCTTCAAGTTGCTTATAGTGCTTTTCTGAAACAAGACCACTTTCTAAAATTTCATCTCTCGATAGGTCTTCATCATGTCCATCTACTGCTTTGCTGGTTGGGGTTAGAATGGGTTTTGAAAACTTTTGATTTTCCACTAATCCTTCAGCTAAAGGAATACCACAGATGCTTCTTTTACCAGACTTATATTCCCGCCAGGCATGACCAACTAAATATCCTCGAATAACCATTTCGACTGGAAAAGGTTTGCATCTTTTTCCTAAAGAAACAGCCGGATCAGGAACTTCTTCTAACCAATTGGGAACAATATCTTCAGTTAATTTAAGTGCTTTTGCAGCAATCAAATTTAGAATTTCACCTTTATAGGGAATGGGGCGGGGCAAAACATGATCGAATGCAGAAATGCGATCGGAAACAACAAACAATATTTTGTCTTCTCCAACTTCATACACATCTCTTACTTTACCTTTCATAAATCCCGACTGACCTTTGAATTTAAAATTCGTTTCATTGAATGCTTCGTATTTCATAATATTTACTTCTTATTTTTCAAATATTTTAGTATAATTATTTGGGCAAAACTAATCAATAT harbors:
- a CDS encoding serine protease, with protein sequence MKKFLIVIIGLICTFQVHAQSDAVDDEFADMVASKRDAVVLIKAFGQAGHLMATGTGFFIQSEGIVITSFPIIKTASAVLVATQDGHLYDLLEVIKVYEKTGLVEFRVKNPDNVVFPVLKLSNSILYEGDEAFVLGINDKNIAVVSEGIVSIARMFEGVGPGLLLMIPLAELHDGAPLLNMKGELIGIISFDLVEKFDKNIAVSILALEHASVEKEKVKEANARQNELTKKSDKKDSKEKIQDILGQGYDSLVIMEKRLYTLGDTILDGWNEFSRMDALTDFIPQFVTALKTPGSFNYPFDSFSFMYVLKSPDKKFRVFSWTLRFDDGSYRYYGAIHMDKEGAAQLIPLYDYSKQILFNEVEDSLHGPESWFGALYYDIMKLKHKGQVYYILLGWDGNNSFSSKKIIEVFRFNEDGQLILGAPIFEVDGEIKYRRVFEFNNQYSMMMKLIPKSKMIVFDYLVPPQERDLGKQWLYIPADTYNYYAFKKGILTFNEDFFSHVNSEKAKKLIDNSNHKGDRLNINGASTK
- a CDS encoding phosphoribosylaminoimidazolesuccinocarboxamide synthase yields the protein MKYEAFNETNFKFKGQSGFMKGKVRDVYEVGEDKILFVVSDRISAFDHVLPRPIPYKGEILNLIAAKALKLTEDIVPNWLEEVPDPAVSLGKRCKPFPVEMVIRGYLVGHAWREYKSGKRSICGIPLAEGLVENQKFSKPILTPTSKAVDGHDEDLSRDEILESGLVSEKHYKQLEEITHKLFERGSEIADKQGLILVDTKYEFGLYYDEVYLIDEVHTPDSSRYFYAKGYEENFAKGMKQKQLSKEFIREWLMEQGFQGREGDVMPDINDDVVEMVMNRYIELYEKVTAEKFNFSDRTNVISRIENNVNQAIEKYL